From the genome of Desulfuromonas sp.:
CCGCTACGGGGTGGCCCTCTCCAATGGGACGGTGGCTCTTGAACTGGCCCTCTACGCCCTTGGCATCGTTCCCGGCGACGAGGTTGTCACGACCAGTCGGACTTTTATCGCTTCGGCGAGCGCTGTCTGCATGCGTGGCGGTATCCCCGTGGTCGCGGACATAGACCCGGTAAGTCAGAACGTGTCTGCCGAAACCATTCGCAGGGTTGTTACGCCCCGAACCCGGGCAATTATTGCTGTGCATCTGGCGGGGTGGCCATGCGACATGGATCCAATACTCGAACTGGCTCGTGAGTTTCGCCTGAGGGTCATCGAAGACTGTGCCCAGGCCCACGGCGCAACCTATAAGGGACGGCCCGTCGGTTCCCTGGGGGATGCGGCTGCCTTTTCCTTTTGTCAGGACAAGATCATGACCACCGGCGGAGAAGGAGGCATGCTTACCACCAATGACCACGATGTCTGGAATCGCGGATGGGCCTTTAAGGACCACGGCAAAAGTTACGATGCGATATATAACCGCAATCACCCGCCCGGGTTTCGCTGGCTCCATGAATCCTTTGGCACCAACTGGCGAATGACGGAGATGCAGGCGGCTATCGGGAGAGTACAGCTTCGCAAACTGGAAAACTGGTTAAGGGCCCGCCGCCGCAATGCGGCTGTTCTGACGAGATTTTTTAAGTCCATTCCAGCGCTTCGGGTGACAGAGCCTTCCGCCGAAATCGAGCATGCGTACTACAAGTATTATGTGTTCATAAGACCCGAAATGCTCAAAGAGGGGTGGGGCCGGGACCGGATCATGGGGGCCATTAATGATGAGGGGATCCCATGCTTTAGCGGAAGTTGCAGCGAAATTTATCTGGAGAAGGCTTTTGAGGGCCTGGATCGGCCTGGCAGTGCGCACATCCCCAGATTGAAGGTGGCGAAGGAATTGGGTGAGACGAGTCTTATGTTTTTAGTGCATCCGACCTTGAGCGCGCCCGACATGATGGATACCTGCCGTGCAGTGGGCAAAGTATTCGAAACAGCCAGCAAAGGCTTTCGGCAGAATGGGTAGGGACTCTTTCGATTCCGGAATAAAGCTAAAACTACTCGGTTTTAATGGAAGGGGCAACGTCCTCTGCCAGGAATTTCAAGTTGAGATCGCTCGTTGATTTTTTTGGGGAACGTTCTCGTAGCAAGGGGGGGAAGTGAATATTTCTCAAAATATCCGTCTGAATAGTGAAGGTTCTCTTCCCTCGGCTTCTCCAT
Proteins encoded in this window:
- a CDS encoding DegT/DnrJ/EryC1/StrS aminotransferase family protein, which encodes MQDEIDVVASVLQSGRVNYWTGDEGRQFEQEFAEYCVCRYGVALSNGTVALELALYALGIVPGDEVVTTSRTFIASASAVCMRGGIPVVADIDPVSQNVSAETIRRVVTPRTRAIIAVHLAGWPCDMDPILELAREFRLRVIEDCAQAHGATYKGRPVGSLGDAAAFSFCQDKIMTTGGEGGMLTTNDHDVWNRGWAFKDHGKSYDAIYNRNHPPGFRWLHESFGTNWRMTEMQAAIGRVQLRKLENWLRARRRNAAVLTRFFKSIPALRVTEPSAEIEHAYYKYYVFIRPEMLKEGWGRDRIMGAINDEGIPCFSGSCSEIYLEKAFEGLDRPGSAHIPRLKVAKELGETSLMFLVHPTLSAPDMMDTCRAVGKVFETASKGFRQNG